A portion of the Suricata suricatta isolate VVHF042 chromosome 11, meerkat_22Aug2017_6uvM2_HiC, whole genome shotgun sequence genome contains these proteins:
- the CRTAM gene encoding cytotoxic and regulatory T-cell molecule — protein MWWRLFSLLACFPLQEAFLTNHTETVTVEEGQALTLKCVASQGKPTSLQWLAPSGFTIFFNKHPALKNPKYQLLHHSAHQLSIRVLNVSQQDEGVYKCLHYSSNVRTEEVKVIVLATPSTPILEASVTRMQNGKEHVTLKCSTMRSKPPPQITWILGNDIELSGETRNEFETDGKTCNSSSTLRVHTYSKNSAADCIIRHAGLQGRKLVVPFRFEDLVTDRETASDAPERRSPSSAIPQQPTSTVVVVEDSNTTEVDKEEKDQTTQDPDLTTEANLQYVGVIRRKNGILLLTLVSFLIFILFIIVQLFIMKLRKAHVIWKRENEISEHTLESYKSRSNNEETSSQEKNGQTFHSKRYVNYITQLYSEAKSKKKEDARSSKLKGEPTHIPESIV, from the exons ATGTGGTGGAGACTTTTCAGCTTGCTGGCTTGCTTCCCCTTACAAG AAGCCTTCCTGACCAACCACACGGAAACAGTGACGGTGGAGGAAGGCCAGGCACTCACTCTCAAGTGTGTCGCTTCTCAGGGCAAGCCCACATCCCTGCAGTGGCTGGCCCCGTCAGGCTTCACCATTTTTTTCAACAAGCATCctg CcttaaaaaatcccaaataccAGCTGCTGCATCACTCCGCCCATCAGCTCTCCATCCGCGTGCTTAACGTCAGCCAGCAAGATGAAGGCGTGTACAAGTGTTTACATTACAGCAGCAACGTGAGAACAGAGGAAGTAAAAGTGATCGTGCTAG CAACTCCTTCCACGCCAATCCTGGAAGCTTCAGTTACCAGaatgcaaaatggaaaagaacacgTTACACTTAAATGCTCCACCATGAGAAGTAAGCCCCCTCCACAGATAACTTGGATACTAGGCAACGACATAGAGCTCTCTG GTGAAACCCGCAATGAGTTTGAAACTGATGGGAAGACATGTAACAGCAGCAGCACCCTCAGAGTCCACACGTACAGCAAAAACTCAGCCGCGGACTGCATCATCCGACACGCAGGTCTACAAGGAAGAAAACTGGTAGTGCCGTTCCGATTTGAAGATTTGG TTACTGATCGAGAGACAGCCTCAGATGCCCCAGAGAGAAGGTCTCCATCTTCTGCAATCCCTCAGCAGCCCACGAGCACTG TTGTAGTAGTGGAAGATTCTAATACCACAGAGGttgacaaggaagagaaagaccaaACCACTCAGGATCCTGACTTGACCACTG AAGCAAATCTTCAGTATGTGGGGGTGATCAGGAGGAAAAATGGCATTCTGCTGCTCACCCTTGTGTCCTTCCTCATCTTCATACTCTTCATCATCGTCCAGCTCTTCATAATGAAGCTTCGAAAAGCCCACGTGATATGGAAGAGAG aaaatgaaatttcagaacacACTCTGGAAAGTTACAAATCGAGGTCAAATAATGAAGAAACATCATCCCAAGAGAAAAATGGCCAAA ctttccaCTCTAAGAGATATGTGAACTACATCACACAGTTGTACTCGGaagcaaaatcaaagaaaaaagaagacgcACGGAGTTCAAAATTAAAAGGAGAGCCCACTCATATACCAGAGAGCATTGTGTAA